The following proteins are encoded in a genomic region of Drosophila willistoni isolate 14030-0811.24 chromosome 2L unlocalized genomic scaffold, UCI_dwil_1.1 Seg196, whole genome shotgun sequence:
- the LOC6640620 gene encoding PHD finger protein rhinoceros isoform X7, with protein MDLSLERDSSALGSLFQQIINDMKNTSPLWEDFVAKASKLHTCLRAAIQAIAAYLDAFQKIADAATNSRGASKEIGTALTRVCLRHKAVETRLKTFTSAIMDCLVQPLQDKIEDWKRTVATIDKDHAKEYKRCRSELKKRSSDTLRLQKKARKGQTDGLQSLMDSHMQDVTLRRAELEEVEKKSLRSAMVEERLRYCSFVHMLQPVVHEECEVMSELGHLQEAMQSIALVTKEPNVLPQASEELIHDAKASINLYPESPGGGSGSQGGGCSNSLGSRKSSVCSISSMNSSGSSNSPGHHHYQRSLSQFVTPAIRLKPGESSDSGFCSSPALTTQASTSTNQTHAVSTWPPHSQDVVDTLPPTADRPHTISTAYEKGHQRPPLTVYTFQNPETIHESSGSGNMVATNGGSNGNNGNGGNGSGQNTPATQKSPAATLSRPPLPVKPAHVRCSSLERPLSAQSNHRQGSGNLLQRQCPSPIPAHITKELSAAHHAQQQQQQQSQQQQQQSQQQQQQTVPPTYVNMSELANMAALKLTNQQQQQQQQQQQQQQPAAKPSPPPLQQQSSIDSIGSQHSNDSSSGQLHHQQQQHHHNHQHHNQHNPSLQLASTRSHSISSSVSSNSHPSIDSAVAASLMGHHNATNSNTTTTTTPSSGSSTPQNHYSPLLTQSPTSTAAGTPSAASSTGLGFVYQVNSPTPPTSEILKITEQSAGSVDGGETATTETDERSRASVLQKASMFEKAAAAATSPPLPVGPIAGSVAPNGGRRSEEMRAAEQQEMDKSFEDSIQALNNLIGELDSFQREIDEGKGKHNNSASSNSNNNNNSNNNGSLSSSDNNNILATSNIDLCAISNQTNSSGCGTDISDTNSDEHLQQHHDHREQHDASDSELSRCYVSETSSLTAGYENPTFAHLSREDHPYNNGSVGTGYAGASDTISLCASSDSVCLGQPRHAYVDTCSDSGSAVVVIYDHQIPNTPDVEFVKQNSEIVVLRTKDPQSQLQMHEMRELQQLPTNLAGSPESSPDSTKPSMQPPTATVAPAKQRLSSFRASSEQQLQLLGRSSPQRGKDKVKDQQPGTIDEPTVKRTTLPPKPTSLSIFNGPTPPPTSDKPLIPRKSDFKADLDAKIRRQKLKVQQQLQQKQQQQQQEQLPQQLLQQHQQQATTHSPQSPPTARNCNVTNQAAVVITSSSSIPSTTTLLNSNPNHRMPNITATFNHKTPTTTSEPPPPSSSSSSSTSISSSSISPSVNALAPAVPARPPQPQPQTQPLSTPPIPIPSQAKPCITPRPASLSSSLGGGGGGAMGGGSTRIARRSSINQAKPPPPVRRSSSVTPSPNATMGPPPTNLHYQQQAQLSSSSEHLPPPPAFMLDAHHNITPPMPMMPPLALPSPPTSMPSSALKVSETVRALAAMRHQPASPVALRRMQQQQQQQQHHPQQPQQPQQPFIQSFRTSSPASGGNNGGGIYAQPKLVNSMSSFRTSSPSPNGHAAAAAAHPLPPTQPKANPNLIAQLNARLNSNKQHTTDGGGGIYGNHQQQQQQHQQQQQQSGGVVGDSIYMRSGGMSHLPQQQHFDAAAQVSSLRQAPQQHPHQQQQQQQQQQQQHYTCPPPLEDPPPPPIYSAGSSATMPKKMPRAAHAGQNASHMMSAYAASGSGSTATLPKNIIQQQRLQQQQQQQQQQQYQQPQGIGNGNGHPNQRPQLPLPQQQQKLRAAQQQQHLMDQQRQPPIPSRHSSVQQKIFVSTNPFIQTTAVKFHSPSASPTCGSPVTGSSLASIYATTARGSHHHQQQQQQQLQQQLQQQQQQHYYRDVAGGNSNGYNNHNVHAHTHNVHAHHPNYATNSTNIEKTGSIRAKTKAEFLENLNAKLAKQGMSGRAFAVRNLINSKALPDPRICHESLMDQIKRGAPLKRNQKINDRSAPKIH; from the exons AATACTTCACCACTTTGGGAGGATTTTGTGGCAAAGGCCAGCAAGTTGCACACATGTTTACG AGCTGCCATTCAGGCAATTGCCGCCTATTTGGATGCCTTCCAAAAGATTGCCGATGCGGCCACCAATTCAAGAG GTGCATCAAAGGAAATTGGCACAGCCCTGACGCGCGTCTGTCTGCGTCACAAGGCGGTCGAGACACGTTTAAAGACCTTCACTAGCGCCATTATGGACTGTTTGGTACAACCGTTGCAGGATAAAATTGAAGATTGGAAACGTACAGTGGCCACCATCGATAAGGATCATGCCAAAGAGTATAAACGTTGCCGCAGTGAGCTCAAAAAACGTTCCAGCGATACATTGCGTCTGCAAAAGAAGGCTCGCAAGGGTCAAACCGATGGCCTACAATCTCTGATGGACTCTCACATGCAAGATGTGACATTGCGGCGAGCCGAACTCGAGGAGGTTGAAAAGAAGTCACTTCGTTCGGCCATGGTGGAGGAGCGTTTACGTTATTGCAGTTTTGTGCATATGTTGCAGCCGGTGGTCCACGAAGAATGTGAAGTTATGTCCGAATTGGGTCATCTACag GAAGCCATGCAATCTATTGCATTGGTAACCAAGGAGCCGAATGTTCTGCCGCAGGCCTCCGAGGAGCTTATACATGATGCCAAGGCCAGCATTAATCTATATCCAGAATCACCAGGCGGTGGTTCGGGTTCCCAGGGTGGCGGTTGCTCCAATTCCTTGGGTTCACGTAAAAGTTCCGTTTGCTCCATTAGCAGTATGAATAGCAGCGGTTCAAGCAATTCACCTGGTCATCATCACTATCAACGCTCTCTGTCGCAG ttTGTAACGCCCGCAATTCGCTTGAAACCTGGTGAATCCAGTGATAGTGGCTTTTGCTCATCGCCAGCTCTAACAACACag GCCTCGACTTCAACTAATCAGACACATGCCGTTTCCACTTGGCCACCACATTCCCAGGACGTTGTGGACACTCTACCACCCACAGCAGATCGTCCACATACCATTTCCACGGCCTATGAGAAGGGACATCAACGTCCGCCATTGACTGTCTATACATTTCAAAATCCAGAGACCATACATGAATCGAGCGGTAGTGGTAATATGGTGGCTACCAATGGTGGTAGTAATGGTAATAATGGAAATGGTGGCAATGGATCTGGTCAAAATACACCAGCAACTCAGAAGTCTCCAGCTGCAACTCTAAGTCGGCCTCCTTTGCCTGTT AAGCCCGCCCATGTG CGCTGCTCCTCATTGGAACGTCCTCTGTCTGCGCAGAGTAATCATCGACAGGGTAGTGGCAACTTGTTGCAACGTCAGTGCCCCTCGCCCATACCAGCTCATATCACTAAAG AGCTGTCCGCAGCCCATCAtgcacagcagcagcagcagcaacaatcacaacagcagcagcagcaatcacaacaacagcagcagcagacggTACCGCCCACTTATGTTAACATGTCCGAGTTGGCCAACATGGCAGCTTTAAAACTAAcgaaccaacaacaacaacagcaacagcagcagcagcaacaacaacaaccagcaGCAAAGCCATCGCCACCGCCTCTGCAGCAACAGAGTTCCATAGATTCTATAGGCTCGCAGCATTCCAATGATTCATCATCGGGCCAATTGcaccaccaacagcagcagcaccaccacaaTCACCAACACCACAACCAACACAATCCATCATTACAATTAGCCAGCACACGCTCCCATTCCATATCCTCGTCGGTGTCCTCGAATTCGCATCCTTCGATCGACTCTGCTGTGGCTGCTTCGCTTATGGGTCATCATAATGCCACCAATAGCAACACTACCACCACCACAACACCGTCCAGTGGCAGCTCAACGCCACAGAATCACTATTCCCCACTGTTAACTCAATCACCCACATCCACTGCTGCAGGTACACCCTCGGCTGCCAGTAGCACGGGCCTGGGTTTTGTCTATCAGGTGAATTCCCCGACACCGCCCACCAGTGAGATTCTAAAGATCACCGAGCAATCGGCTGGATCAGTCGACGGAGGGGAAACGGCAACCACAGAGACTGACGAAAGATCGCGTGCCTCCGTCTTGCAAAAGGCTTCAATGTTTGAAaaagcagcggcagcggcaacaTCGCCACCTCTGCCTGTTGGCCCTATTGCCGGTTCGGTGGCCCCCAATGGCGGTAGACGTTCCGAGGAGATGCGAGCAGCCGAACAACAGGAAATGG acAAATCTTTCGAAGATTCAATACAAGCactaaataatttaattggcGAATTAGACTCGTTTCAACGTGAGATCGATGAGGGCAAGGGCAAGCACAACAACAGcgccagcagcaacagtaacaacaacaacaatagtaACAACAATGGCAGTCTGAGCAGCAGTGATAACAACAACATATTGGCCACCAGCAACATTGATCTCTGCGCCATTAGCAATCAAACAAATTCCAGCGGCTGTGGCACCGATATATCCGATACCAATTCCGATGAACATCTCCAGCAACATCATGATCATCGTGAGCAACACGATGCCAGCGATTCGGAGCTGAGTCGTTGCTATGTGAGCGAGACGAGTTCGCTGACCGCTGGCTATGAGAATCCCACATTTGCCCATTTATCCCGCGAAGATCATCCATATAACAATGGCAGCGTCGGAACGGGCTATGCGGGAGCCTCGGATACCATATCGTTGTGTGCCTCATCGGATAGCGTGTGTCTGGGTCAGCCGCGACATGCCTATGTGGATACTTGCAGTGATAGCGGTAGCGCTGTGGTTGTGATCTATGATCATCAAATCCCTAACACACCGGATGTGGAATTTGTTAAACAGAATTCCGAAATAGTTGTCTTACGCACAAAAGATCCACAATCGCAATTGCAAATGCACGAGATGCGTGAATTGCAGCAATTGCCAACGAATCTAGCCGGTTCACCAGAATCATCGCCAGATTCAACAAAACCATCCATGCAGCCGCCGACAGCAACTGTGGCGCCCGCTAAGCAGCGACTCTCCTCGTTTCGTGCATCCAGTGAGCAGCAGTTGCAGTTACTTGGACGCAGTAGTCCGCAAAGAGGTAAAGATAAGGTTAAAGATCAACAGCCAGGGACAATAGACGAACCAACGGTGAAACGTACCACATTGCCACCAAAACCAACCAGCCTTAGCATTTTCAATGGTCCTACTCCTCCTCCAACAAGTGATAAACCTTTAATACCAAGAAAATCGGattttaaagccgatttagaTGCAAAAATACGCCGGCAAAAGCTAAAAGTTCAACAGCAATTgcaacagaagcagcagcaacagcagcaagaaCAACTACCACAGCAACTAttacaacaacatcagcaacaagcaacaacacaCTCACCACAGTCGCCCCCAACAGCAAGAAACTGTAATGTCACTAATCAAGCAGCCGTTGTTATAACATCCTCATCATCCATACCATCAACCACAACATTATTGAACTCAAATCCAAATCATAGAATGCCAAACATAACAGCAACATTTAACCATAAGACGCCCACAACAACATCtgaaccaccaccaccatcatcatcatcatcatcttctacatcaatatcatcatcatcaatatcTCCATCAGTCAATGCTCTTGCCCCCGCTGTGCCCGCCAGACCACCTCAGCCACAACCTCAAACTCAGCCACTTTCAACTCcaccaataccaataccaTCCCAAGCCAAGCCGTGTATTACGCCCAGGCCGGCCTCGTTGTCGTCTTCGTTGG gaggaggaggcggaggagcaatGGGCGGTGGTTCAACGCGCATAGCACGACGATCATCCATCAATCAGGCAAAACCACCGCCACCAGTTAGACGCAGTTCATCAGTCACACCCAGTCCCAATGCCACCATGGGG CCACCACCAACAAATCTTCACTATCAGCAACAAGCACAGCTAAGCAGCTCCAGTGAGCATCTGCCGCCACCACCAGCATTTATGTTGGATGCTCATCATAATATAACACCGCCAATGCCAATGATGCCACCGTTAGCTTTGCCTTCGCCACCAACAAGTATGCCCAGTTCAGCATTGAAAGTATCGGAAACTGTAAGAGCATTGGCGGCCATGAGGCATCAGCCAGCTTCGCCAGTGGCTTTGAGGcgcatgcaacaacaacaacaacagcagcaacatcatccgCAGCAGCCGCAACAACCTCAACAGCCTTTCATTCAG TCGTTCCGCACATCATCACCCGCCTCGGGAGGCAACAATGGCGGCGGCATTTATGCTCAACCCAAACTGGTCAATAGCATGTCCAGTTTTCGCACTAGCAGTCCAAGTCCAAATGGACatgcggcagcagcagcggctcACCCACTGCCACCGACACAGCCCAAGGCAAATCCGAATCTAATTGCACAGCTCAATGCACGACTCAACAGTAATAAGCAACATACTACTGATGGTGGAGGAGGAATCTATGGtaaccaccagcagcagcaacaacaacaccaacagcagcagcagcaatctgGAGGAGTTGTGGGCGATTCAATTTATATGCGCAGTGGCGGAATGTCGCATTTGCCACAGCAGCAACACTTTGACG CAGCTGCCCAAGTCTCAAGCCTGCGACAGGCCCCACAGCAACATCcccatcaacaacaacaacaacagcagcagcagcaacaacaacattataCTTGCCCACCACCTCTAGAAGATCCACCACCACCGCCCATTTATTCGGCTGGCTCTTCGGCCACTATGCCCAAGAAAATGCCACGTGCTGCCCATGCTGGACAGAATGCTTCACATATGATGAGCGCCTATGCTGCCTCTGGGTCTGGATCGACAGCAACATTGCCAAAGAATATCATACAACAGCAACGattacaacaacagcagcaacagcagcagcagcagcaatatcAACAGCCACAAGGTAtaggcaatggcaatggacATCCTAATCAGCGTCCACAATTGCCATTAccgcaacagcaacagaaactGCGAGCtgcacaacagcagcaacatttgATGGACCAACAACGGCAACCGCCCATACCCTCACGTCATTCCAGTGTGCAGCAAAAGATATTCGTCTCAACGAATCCATTTATACAGACAACAGCCGTCAAGTTTCATTCGCCTTCGGCCTCGCCCACTTGTGGCTCACCGGTAACTGGATCCTCTTTGGCTAGCATTTATGCCACAACCGCGCGTGGtagccatcatcatcaacagcagcaacaacagcaactacaacaacaacttcaacaacaacaacaacagcattaTTATCGCGATGTTGCTGGGGGCAATAGCAATGGCTACAACAATCACAATGTCCATGCCCACACCCACAATGTCCATGCCCATCATCCAA ACTATGCCACAAATAGCACAAATATTGAAAAGACTGGCAGTATAAGGGCCAAAACAAAGGCTGAATTCCTTGAGAATCTCAATGCTAAATTGGCCAAGCAAGGCATGTCTGGACGTGCATTTGCCGTACGTAATCTCATCAATAGTAAGGCCTTG cCGGATCCTCGTATTTGTCATGAGTCGCTGATGGATCAAATAAAACGCGGAGCCCCCTTGAAACGTAATCAGAAGATTAATGATCGCAGTGCTCcaaaaatacattaa
- the LOC6640620 gene encoding putative uncharacterized protein DDB_G0291608 isoform X22: MDLSLERDSSALGSLFQQIINDMKNTSPLWEDFVAKASKLHTCLRAAIQAIAAYLDAFQKIADAATNSRGASKEIGTALTRVCLRHKAVETRLKTFTSAIMDCLVQPLQDKIEDWKRTVATIDKDHAKEYKRCRSELKKRSSDTLRLQKKARKGQTDGLQSLMDSHMQDVTLRRAELEEVEKKSLRSAMVEERLRYCSFVHMLQPVVHEECEVMSELGHLQEAMQSIALVTKEPNVLPQASEELIHDAKASINLYPESPGGGSGSQGGGCSNSLGSRKSSVCSISSMNSSGSSNSPGHHHYQRSLSQASTSTNQTHAVSTWPPHSQDVVDTLPPTADRPHTISTAYEKGHQRPPLTVYTFQNPETIHESSGSGNMVATNGGSNGNNGNGGNGSGQNTPATQKSPAATLSRPPLPVRCSSLERPLSAQSNHRQGSGNLLQRQCPSPIPAHITKELSAAHHAQQQQQQQSQQQQQQSQQQQQQTVPPTYVNMSELANMAALKLTNQQQQQQQQQQQQQQPAAKPSPPPLQQQSSIDSIGSQHSNDSSSGQLHHQQQQHHHNHQHHNQHNPSLQLASTRSHSISSSVSSNSHPSIDSAVAASLMGHHNATNSNTTTTTTPSSGSSTPQNHYSPLLTQSPTSTAAGTPSAASSTGLGFVYQVNSPTPPTSEILKITEQSAGSVDGGETATTETDERSRASVLQKASMFEKAAAAATSPPLPVGPIAGSVAPNGGRRSEEMRAAEQQEMDKSFEDSIQALNNLIGELDSFQREIDEGKGKHNNSASSNSNNNNNSNNNGSLSSSDNNNILATSNIDLCAISNQTNSSGCGTDISDTNSDEHLQQHHDHREQHDASDSELSRCYVSETSSLTAGYENPTFAHLSREDHPYNNGSVGTGYAGASDTISLCASSDSVCLGQPRHAYVDTCSDSGSAVVVIYDHQIPNTPDVEFVKQNSEIVVLRTKDPQSQLQMHEMRELQQLPTNLAGSPESSPDSTKPSMQPPTATVAPAKQRLSSFRASSEQQLQLLGRSSPQRGKDKVKDQQPGTIDEPTVKRTTLPPKPTSLSIFNGPTPPPTSDKPLIPRKSDFKADLDAKIRRQKLKVQQQLQQKQQQQQQEQLPQQLLQQHQQQATTHSPQSPPTARNCNVTNQAAVVITSSSSIPSTTTLLNSNPNHRMPNITATFNHKTPTTTSEPPPPSSSSSSSTSISSSSISPSVNALAPAVPARPPQPQPQTQPLSTPPIPIPSQAKPCITPRPASLSSSLGGGGGGAMGGGSTRIARRSSINQAKPPPPVRRSSSVTPSPNATMGSFRTSSPASGGNNGGGIYAQPKLVNSMSSFRTSSPSPNGHAAAAAAHPLPPTQPKANPNLIAQLNARLNSNKQHTTDGGGGIYGNHQQQQQQHQQQQQQSGGVVGDSIYMRSGGMSHLPQQQHFDDYATNSTNIEKTGSIRAKTKAEFLENLNAKLAKQGMSGRAFAVRNLINSKALPDPRICHESLMDQIKRGAPLKRNQKINDRSAPKIH; encoded by the exons AATACTTCACCACTTTGGGAGGATTTTGTGGCAAAGGCCAGCAAGTTGCACACATGTTTACG AGCTGCCATTCAGGCAATTGCCGCCTATTTGGATGCCTTCCAAAAGATTGCCGATGCGGCCACCAATTCAAGAG GTGCATCAAAGGAAATTGGCACAGCCCTGACGCGCGTCTGTCTGCGTCACAAGGCGGTCGAGACACGTTTAAAGACCTTCACTAGCGCCATTATGGACTGTTTGGTACAACCGTTGCAGGATAAAATTGAAGATTGGAAACGTACAGTGGCCACCATCGATAAGGATCATGCCAAAGAGTATAAACGTTGCCGCAGTGAGCTCAAAAAACGTTCCAGCGATACATTGCGTCTGCAAAAGAAGGCTCGCAAGGGTCAAACCGATGGCCTACAATCTCTGATGGACTCTCACATGCAAGATGTGACATTGCGGCGAGCCGAACTCGAGGAGGTTGAAAAGAAGTCACTTCGTTCGGCCATGGTGGAGGAGCGTTTACGTTATTGCAGTTTTGTGCATATGTTGCAGCCGGTGGTCCACGAAGAATGTGAAGTTATGTCCGAATTGGGTCATCTACag GAAGCCATGCAATCTATTGCATTGGTAACCAAGGAGCCGAATGTTCTGCCGCAGGCCTCCGAGGAGCTTATACATGATGCCAAGGCCAGCATTAATCTATATCCAGAATCACCAGGCGGTGGTTCGGGTTCCCAGGGTGGCGGTTGCTCCAATTCCTTGGGTTCACGTAAAAGTTCCGTTTGCTCCATTAGCAGTATGAATAGCAGCGGTTCAAGCAATTCACCTGGTCATCATCACTATCAACGCTCTCTGTCGCAG GCCTCGACTTCAACTAATCAGACACATGCCGTTTCCACTTGGCCACCACATTCCCAGGACGTTGTGGACACTCTACCACCCACAGCAGATCGTCCACATACCATTTCCACGGCCTATGAGAAGGGACATCAACGTCCGCCATTGACTGTCTATACATTTCAAAATCCAGAGACCATACATGAATCGAGCGGTAGTGGTAATATGGTGGCTACCAATGGTGGTAGTAATGGTAATAATGGAAATGGTGGCAATGGATCTGGTCAAAATACACCAGCAACTCAGAAGTCTCCAGCTGCAACTCTAAGTCGGCCTCCTTTGCCTGTT CGCTGCTCCTCATTGGAACGTCCTCTGTCTGCGCAGAGTAATCATCGACAGGGTAGTGGCAACTTGTTGCAACGTCAGTGCCCCTCGCCCATACCAGCTCATATCACTAAAG AGCTGTCCGCAGCCCATCAtgcacagcagcagcagcagcaacaatcacaacagcagcagcagcaatcacaacaacagcagcagcagacggTACCGCCCACTTATGTTAACATGTCCGAGTTGGCCAACATGGCAGCTTTAAAACTAAcgaaccaacaacaacaacagcaacagcagcagcagcaacaacaacaaccagcaGCAAAGCCATCGCCACCGCCTCTGCAGCAACAGAGTTCCATAGATTCTATAGGCTCGCAGCATTCCAATGATTCATCATCGGGCCAATTGcaccaccaacagcagcagcaccaccacaaTCACCAACACCACAACCAACACAATCCATCATTACAATTAGCCAGCACACGCTCCCATTCCATATCCTCGTCGGTGTCCTCGAATTCGCATCCTTCGATCGACTCTGCTGTGGCTGCTTCGCTTATGGGTCATCATAATGCCACCAATAGCAACACTACCACCACCACAACACCGTCCAGTGGCAGCTCAACGCCACAGAATCACTATTCCCCACTGTTAACTCAATCACCCACATCCACTGCTGCAGGTACACCCTCGGCTGCCAGTAGCACGGGCCTGGGTTTTGTCTATCAGGTGAATTCCCCGACACCGCCCACCAGTGAGATTCTAAAGATCACCGAGCAATCGGCTGGATCAGTCGACGGAGGGGAAACGGCAACCACAGAGACTGACGAAAGATCGCGTGCCTCCGTCTTGCAAAAGGCTTCAATGTTTGAAaaagcagcggcagcggcaacaTCGCCACCTCTGCCTGTTGGCCCTATTGCCGGTTCGGTGGCCCCCAATGGCGGTAGACGTTCCGAGGAGATGCGAGCAGCCGAACAACAGGAAATGG acAAATCTTTCGAAGATTCAATACAAGCactaaataatttaattggcGAATTAGACTCGTTTCAACGTGAGATCGATGAGGGCAAGGGCAAGCACAACAACAGcgccagcagcaacagtaacaacaacaacaatagtaACAACAATGGCAGTCTGAGCAGCAGTGATAACAACAACATATTGGCCACCAGCAACATTGATCTCTGCGCCATTAGCAATCAAACAAATTCCAGCGGCTGTGGCACCGATATATCCGATACCAATTCCGATGAACATCTCCAGCAACATCATGATCATCGTGAGCAACACGATGCCAGCGATTCGGAGCTGAGTCGTTGCTATGTGAGCGAGACGAGTTCGCTGACCGCTGGCTATGAGAATCCCACATTTGCCCATTTATCCCGCGAAGATCATCCATATAACAATGGCAGCGTCGGAACGGGCTATGCGGGAGCCTCGGATACCATATCGTTGTGTGCCTCATCGGATAGCGTGTGTCTGGGTCAGCCGCGACATGCCTATGTGGATACTTGCAGTGATAGCGGTAGCGCTGTGGTTGTGATCTATGATCATCAAATCCCTAACACACCGGATGTGGAATTTGTTAAACAGAATTCCGAAATAGTTGTCTTACGCACAAAAGATCCACAATCGCAATTGCAAATGCACGAGATGCGTGAATTGCAGCAATTGCCAACGAATCTAGCCGGTTCACCAGAATCATCGCCAGATTCAACAAAACCATCCATGCAGCCGCCGACAGCAACTGTGGCGCCCGCTAAGCAGCGACTCTCCTCGTTTCGTGCATCCAGTGAGCAGCAGTTGCAGTTACTTGGACGCAGTAGTCCGCAAAGAGGTAAAGATAAGGTTAAAGATCAACAGCCAGGGACAATAGACGAACCAACGGTGAAACGTACCACATTGCCACCAAAACCAACCAGCCTTAGCATTTTCAATGGTCCTACTCCTCCTCCAACAAGTGATAAACCTTTAATACCAAGAAAATCGGattttaaagccgatttagaTGCAAAAATACGCCGGCAAAAGCTAAAAGTTCAACAGCAATTgcaacagaagcagcagcaacagcagcaagaaCAACTACCACAGCAACTAttacaacaacatcagcaacaagcaacaacacaCTCACCACAGTCGCCCCCAACAGCAAGAAACTGTAATGTCACTAATCAAGCAGCCGTTGTTATAACATCCTCATCATCCATACCATCAACCACAACATTATTGAACTCAAATCCAAATCATAGAATGCCAAACATAACAGCAACATTTAACCATAAGACGCCCACAACAACATCtgaaccaccaccaccatcatcatcatcatcatcttctacatcaatatcatcatcatcaatatcTCCATCAGTCAATGCTCTTGCCCCCGCTGTGCCCGCCAGACCACCTCAGCCACAACCTCAAACTCAGCCACTTTCAACTCcaccaataccaataccaTCCCAAGCCAAGCCGTGTATTACGCCCAGGCCGGCCTCGTTGTCGTCTTCGTTGG gaggaggaggcggaggagcaatGGGCGGTGGTTCAACGCGCATAGCACGACGATCATCCATCAATCAGGCAAAACCACCGCCACCAGTTAGACGCAGTTCATCAGTCACACCCAGTCCCAATGCCACCATGGGG TCGTTCCGCACATCATCACCCGCCTCGGGAGGCAACAATGGCGGCGGCATTTATGCTCAACCCAAACTGGTCAATAGCATGTCCAGTTTTCGCACTAGCAGTCCAAGTCCAAATGGACatgcggcagcagcagcggctcACCCACTGCCACCGACACAGCCCAAGGCAAATCCGAATCTAATTGCACAGCTCAATGCACGACTCAACAGTAATAAGCAACATACTACTGATGGTGGAGGAGGAATCTATGGtaaccaccagcagcagcaacaacaacaccaacagcagcagcagcaatctgGAGGAGTTGTGGGCGATTCAATTTATATGCGCAGTGGCGGAATGTCGCATTTGCCACAGCAGCAACACTTTGACG ACTATGCCACAAATAGCACAAATATTGAAAAGACTGGCAGTATAAGGGCCAAAACAAAGGCTGAATTCCTTGAGAATCTCAATGCTAAATTGGCCAAGCAAGGCATGTCTGGACGTGCATTTGCCGTACGTAATCTCATCAATAGTAAGGCCTTG cCGGATCCTCGTATTTGTCATGAGTCGCTGATGGATCAAATAAAACGCGGAGCCCCCTTGAAACGTAATCAGAAGATTAATGATCGCAGTGCTCcaaaaatacattaa